TTTTATATTATATCGTTAAAGTGGAAAAAAATTCCTAATCTCATTCTCAATTTTGCATGCAGCCCCTCTATCTAAAAAACTTTGTTTCTACTCTCTACATGCAAAGTTTCCTTTGCTTCAACTCTCCTCATGTAAATATCATGACCTAATTGCCCTCagattttttaagtataaaaagtccaagaatgagtataattcttcttaaagtcagcatTTTATACTAGAATcgtgtatattttctatccaaattatctctcatattttttaggtataaaaaaaatctaaaaatgagtataattccgattaaattcaatattttatattagaatcaagtatattttctattaaattgtgcATGATTTTTTCCCtgtttaatataatttctcctaaattcagtactatttaaacaaaatttagtatattttcatccaattgagtaccatttaaagaaaatcgtgtatattttctatcaaaattaactcTCATATTTTTTTAGGTGCAAATAgtaaaaacgagtataattcctattaaattcatcactttaaactagaatattttcatccaattgagtatcatttaaagaaaatctaatatattttccatccaattaagatgaaaaaagaatcgtacttaatttgataaaaaatatactagattctaaatttaatgtactgaatttaagatgaattatactgatttttgaattttttatacctaaaaatatcatgggtaattaggtaaatatgtttgactagggagtgaaaacaaagaatTTGGGAAGtagggactgcatgcaaagttATGTTTGTCAATGGATACTGCATgcaaatttttcctttttatatcATTACTTTGTAAAATTTCATGAGTAATGGAGTTTCTTATTATTATACAAATCAAAGTTTATTGATAAATAATAATACTACTATTACATTAAACTAGttaaaataaaaaagttttttttgaaactatatatacacatatatatatatattagaaataaaataattttttaaccagAAAAATAGTTCTGCTATACACGAAAAGAATGATTCAATCTAGCTTATTTATTGAGTTTTTATTTTTGCTTATATTGTTGTTTGGTTCTGGCACAGTCAAGTTTTGGTCCAGTAGACTCAGGTAATTAACATCAGCGAGTAAGAGTGAGCAAAAATCAGTTAAACGTAATCGATGAATTGATCAAATTTAAAAGTTCGACTTGGttaattcatatttttaaaaaatattaattctttttcaatttatttagTTTGATTTCGATTTTAAAATTAACATGATATAGTGTGCGACGGGTAACCTCAAGGGGAATATGAAAGTGATGGTTAAAATAATATGACAGTTAAAGTCAATATATAATAACAGTCTCAAAGTCAGGATGAGATGAGATGGTATAAGAATCAAAATATATGCAGTTGAACGAGTCACTCTCACTAGAACTCAGCTCATCACTCCTTAGCGTTTAGACATTCAACATGAAGTCGATCGACCCAAGAATTGGTCGGACTTAAGGGCCTTAGCATTCCATTTTTCAGTATCAAGGTGCTCAATATATAGTGGATGACCCCAAGGATAATATGGAATTGATGGTCAATATGATGTGATAGTCAGAGTCAAAGTGAGATGACGGTCAAAGTTAGGGTGAGGTGATAATCAGAGTCAGAGTATATGCAGCTAAATGAGTCACTCTCACTGGCACTCAGCTCCTCACTCATCAACGCTAAGATATTTAGTATGAAGCTAGTCGGCCTAAGTGTCGGTTGGACTTAAGGGCCTTAGCGTTCAACTTTCCAGTATCAAGGGGCTCAGTATATAGCCGGTTGGCTCAAAAGTCGGTCAAATTTACAGGATTTAGTGCACCACACCTCAGTGCCAAAATACATAGAACATGGCTGGTTGGGACTTAGCTTCCCGCTCTTACAATACAACACTCAGTATATAACTGGTCGACCCAAGAGTCGGTTTGACTTCCTGGAAGGGTTCTCCATTTCTCATCGCCAAGACATTTTGTGTACGGTCAGTCGGCCATGGAGCCTGTTTGGCATTCGGAGCTTAGTTCCTCACTTTTCTTGTTAGTCTCCTATTATACAGTCGGTCGGCTACTAGGCTGGTCAGACCGCCTCCAGGAGACAATATTGTCAAGGAATCATAATAACTTATCAGATAATAAGAATTGGTTGGCAGGAAATATTCCACCATCAAGGCTATGCACGAAACAAAACATTCGTTTAAGGATGACTGTACAACTTCTATTGCTTGGCGTTACTTGGTATATTCTGACATTAAACATTCTCAGCCGCCTCATTAATACATAAGTTACAAAAGActattcatattcatataatgGAACCTTTCTCGAAGGATGACCGTACATATTCCATAACTCGATATTTTCTAACACTTCATGATTACGGATCTTCTGAGGGTTGATATAAAAAGGGAATCTTTTCTGTTGGCCAGGTAAGTTGTTACCAAGTGCATTCAGACATACTCATCGACTCTACTATttattttcttctccattttttgcTCGGCTATAGTATGATCCCTTCCCTTGTTCTTGCTCTAACCTCTTCTTTGCTTTCTTTACTATATGCACAAGAAGGAGTGTCATGAAGAAGTGTCTAGTGTCATCTCTTCTCCATCTTAGAGTCTTTAACGACAGAGCCATCTATCAAGCGCGTCATCTTCACCACTTTCAGACACaatcatcacaaattaattaaactgaactataaccaattagttactaaaCTAATATACCTGAATCGGGTAACAATCACacaactcaattgataattcaaGTACACAATATCAGTCGGATaacaattgattaattaattcaataattaactgaattaattaattttatattagttAAATTGGTTCAATTTTAATGATAAAGttcaatctttaaaaaaaaaactaatcgaTTTCAAATCGTTGAGATTGCAAACAAATGTATAAATCTCATTACATCAAACATGTTAATTTTATTATAATCATATTCACatgctaaaatttaattttcataagtGTAGTTTTTATCTCATtactttataaaaattttatgacTAATACACTTTCTGATTATTATACAAATCAAAGTGTATAAACAATAATAGTATTGCATTAAACTAGGTAATAtataaaaaaagttttttttagaaactatatatatatatatatatatatatatatatatatatatatatatatatatatatacacaaactaggaataaaatcatttgtttttttttttacgaaAAGAAATAGTTTCTGTTATTTACCGAAAGAATGATTCAattcaatttagctaattttactGAGTTTTTTGTTTTTCCTTATTCAATTTTAGATCCTGAAGACTCGGAACGCCAGCGAGTTTCCCGGCGATGTAACCTAAACCCTAACTACTCCGCCCCTCCTTTTCGGCGTCCTTTATTTATATGCATTTTCGCCTTTTCCGTCCGAATCATCCATCGCGTTATGCCTTTTCCCCTTTCCTTCCAACTCATCATCACGTTAATTCAGCTTCTCTCGCACCTTTCCTCCTCTTCCGACGACGATTTCAGTTGTCTCGGAGCATCACGTTCATGGACCTTCAGATCGTCGGTAACTTCTACGTGTCGCCCATCCGACCTTCTTCGCAGGCAAATCCGGCCTTCCGCACCGACGGGGTCCGTAGGTGCGACCATGTCCTAGTCCGCCCTTCGCCCTTCCCAGGTCCCAGGCTCCTGCGGGTCCGCTCGGTGGAGCTCCTGCGACCCAGAGGAAGGCAAGGCGGCTCGCAGCCTCTGCGCCGGGTCTGCAGCGCTAGCTTCGAGCCCTCCGATGATgacgaggacgaggacgaggacTTGATACGCCGAATCGAGGATCTAGCCATCGAGCTCCGGATGGAAAAAGGGCAAGGCGGCAGAGAAGAGCTCGAAAGGGAGAAAAAAACCTACTTTTATACCGCCGCCCAGAAAAAGCCGGTGCCTTCTCCCTCCGTCGATTCGCCGCCACCGCTGCCCTTTCATCCGGATTCCTCGTCGCCGGCGCATTCTCAATGGCTCCACCCGTCGCCGTGGCCCCGCTTTCCGCCTCAGCCACCGGAGTACTGGTCCAACCTGACCGTGCCGGCGTGCGTGGAGAAGAACGCCAACGGTTTGAGGATTCCCATGTCCCTCAGATTCATCCAACTCAAGAAGCGGTTCGACGAAGGATGGTTCTGCGGGGCCGGCGAAACCGCCTGCTGCTCCATGAAGCGCGCCTTCTCGTCCATGGTGTTCATGCTCCAGGAGCTCCAGACCTACGCGCTACAGCTTCGGGAGGTGTTCCCCTGCGAGAACCACCCTGAAATCATCCCCCGCCTCCACCGCAATCTGAACCACTCCTTCGTCTGGCTCTTCCAGCAGATCTTCTACGCCACACCCACTCTCATGGTTTCCGTCATGCTCCTCCTCGCAAACTTCACCGTCTACTCCATGGACTGCTTCAACATCGCCACCGCAACAACGCTCATCGACATTGTTGAGGAAGATGAACTTGGAGACGACCATCTGCGGGATCGCTCCTCCCTCGAGCCCTTCGCCTCGATCGGAAGGGGCGGTGGGGGGCACCCAAGGCCGGCGTCGGCGGGCTCCACGGACGACGGACGCTCGGACCATGAGTCACCTTCGCACCCGGCTAATTTTCTTCCCGAGGATGAAGGCGGCGTGGGCGTGCCGAGCGAGGCCACACCGGCGTCGGAGGTGACGGTGTTGTGGGAAAGGTTTTTGGAGGAGTTCGCCAAGTTGCAAGCGTCGACGAGGCACGAGGCGCTCATGGACCCGGAGACGTTGCGGAGCATGGTGGCTCCTGTCTCCGTGGAGCTCCAGGCCGAAGAACAACCGAAACTCCTGCACACGGAGATGATGTACGAGCAGGCACTGTCACAGGACCCCAACAACGCCCTCCTCCTCTCCAACTTCGCTCAGTTCCTCTTTCTCGTCCTCCGGCAGCACGACAGGTAGGCATTAAACTGATCAAGGTCTCCGCTCTCGCCTTAATTTGGTCACCTCGCGATTTGACACTTAAAATTGACAGGGCGGAGGAATCCTTCTTGAAGGCGATGAAGGTGGCGCCTGGGGACGCGGAAACTCTGAGCCGGTACGCGACCTTCCTGTGGGTGGCGAGGAAAGATTTGTCGGCGGCGGAGGAGACGTTCTTGGGGGCGATCGAGGCGGAGCCGGAGAACACAGTGCATAGGGCCAACTACGCGCACTTCCTTTGGAGCA
This genomic stretch from Zingiber officinale cultivar Zhangliang chromosome 7A, Zo_v1.1, whole genome shotgun sequence harbors:
- the LOC122002699 gene encoding uncharacterized protein LOC122002699, yielding MHFRLFRPNHPSRYAFSPFLPTHHHVNSASLAPFLLFRRRFQLSRSITFMDLQIVGNFYVSPIRPSSQANPAFRTDGVRRCDHVLVRPSPFPGPRLLRVRSVELLRPRGRQGGSQPLRRVCSASFEPSDDDEDEDEDLIRRIEDLAIELRMEKGQGGREELEREKKTYFYTAAQKKPVPSPSVDSPPPLPFHPDSSSPAHSQWLHPSPWPRFPPQPPEYWSNLTVPACVEKNANGLRIPMSLRFIQLKKRFDEGWFCGAGETACCSMKRAFSSMVFMLQELQTYALQLREVFPCENHPEIIPRLHRNLNHSFVWLFQQIFYATPTLMVSVMLLLANFTVYSMDCFNIATATTLIDIVEEDELGDDHLRDRSSLEPFASIGRGGGGHPRPASAGSTDDGRSDHESPSHPANFLPEDEGGVGVPSEATPASEVTVLWERFLEEFAKLQASTRHEALMDPETLRSMVAPVSVELQAEEQPKLLHTEMMYEQALSQDPNNALLLSNFAQFLFLVLRQHDRAEESFLKAMKVAPGDAETLSRYATFLWVARKDLSAAEETFLGAIEAEPENTVHRANYAHFLWSTGGEDTCYPLAYDVNVGLQ